The DNA region CTCGGATTCAATGTGGGCAACCTGGGCTTTCTGTCCGAAGCCGAACCCGATGATTTGGAAAGTGTCATCGATCGGGTGTTGGCCGGTGATTACATGATCGAAAGCCGCCTCATGCTGAAGGCGGAAGTGGTCAGGGACGGCGAGACACTTGAATTGGGCAACGCTTTGAACGACGTGGGAATCGCCAAAGGGTCGTTCGGTCGGATGATCACTTGCCACGTGAAGCTGGACGGAATGAAGTTGGGTTCGTATTCCGGAGACGGTTTGATTGTTTCCACGCCCACGGGCTCCACCGCCTATTCGCTCTCCTGCGGAGGGCCCATCGTCTATCCCGGCATCCGGGCCATTCTGCTCACTCCCATCTGCCCTCATACCCTTACTTCGCGGCCCATGGTCCTGCCGGCGGAAGGGGTTCTAGAGATTCGGCCGTCCGCCGTACACCGGGAAATGGGAGTCACCATTGACGGTCAGGCGGGTTTTCCCTTGCGGGAAGGGGATGTGGTGAGAGTGAGCCGTTCTCCTTTCCCCGCTCTTCTGATCAAATGGCATGATCGTTCATTTTTTGAGGTCGTACGCAGGAAACTACAAGGAGAAAGCGTGACGCATGCGGTTCAGGAGGAAATCAATGAAAGCGCAACGACATATCAAAATCCGGGAAATCATTTCTTCCATGGAGATTGAAACACAGGATGAACTGGTCGAGGAACTGAAAAAGGCGGGATTCAATGTCACCCAAGCCACGGTTTCCCGCGACATCAAGGAATTGCAACTGATCAAGGTCCCCACTTCCAAGGGAACCTACAAATACTCCCTGCCCACGGATGACAAGCGTTTCAACCCGGTGAGAAAGCTGAAGCGAACCTTGCAGGAGTCCTTCGTTCACATCGATTACAGTGAAAACCTGCTGGTCATGAAAACGTTGCCCGGCAACGCACATGCGGTGGCCGCCCTTTTGGATCACCTTGAATGGGAGGAAATCGTCGGTACCCTCGCGGGGGACGACACGATTTTCATCATTTGCCGGCACAAGGAAAAGGCGCCCGAATTGGTGGCACGCATTCTCGATCTCATGTAGGAGAAGATGCATCATGCTGAGAGAGCTCACCATTCGCCAATTTGCCATCATTGAACATGTACATCTGAGGTTTGACCGCGGGTTTCACGTGCTCACCGGTGAGACCGGAGCCGGAAAATCGATTCTGATCGACGCGCTGGGGTTGGTGGCCGGCGGGCGCGCCTCCTCCGAATTTGTTCGCCACGGCGCGGATCGGGCGGAGATCGAAGCGATTTTCGAAATCCCTGACGAACATCGGGTGAGACAGTTGCTGATCGACTGGGGCTATGAACCGGATGACCTGGATCAGTTGATCATCCGACGGGAGATCACGGCGGCCGGAAAGAGCACCTGTCGCATCAACGGCCGGAGCGTGACTTTGTCGATGCTCAGGGAAGCGGGCCGGCATCTGCTCGATCTATCCGGTCAACATGAACATCAGACACTCCTGAGAACCGAGGAGCATCTGGAATGGCTGGACAGATACGGCGGCGACGAACTGTTGGCCATCCGGAAGAAATACGGGGAATTGTATGCGGAATACCGAGAGCTGGTCCGAAAACTCGAGGAGTTGGACCTGGACGGAAAAGAACACGCCCAGCGTCTGGATCTGCTTACGTTCCAACGGGACGAAATTGCCGGCGCTCACTTGGTTCCAGGGGAAGATGAGGAACTGGAACGCGAACGGACCCGCTTGTTGCATGCGGAAAAGCTTCTGAGCCATACCGCCGGAGCCTATGAGATGATGTACGGTGAACGGGGAGCTTTGGATCTTCTGCAGGAGTCCCTGGGGCG from Staphylospora marina includes:
- a CDS encoding NAD(+)/NADH kinase, encoding MKKRIGIILNLGKPRAIRFARDLLEALEKRRVDVVLEPEAGQALDVPDRCLFVEEFPGRVDLVFVLGGDGTLLGVARRLAAHRIPILGFNVGNLGFLSEAEPDDLESVIDRVLAGDYMIESRLMLKAEVVRDGETLELGNALNDVGIAKGSFGRMITCHVKLDGMKLGSYSGDGLIVSTPTGSTAYSLSCGGPIVYPGIRAILLTPICPHTLTSRPMVLPAEGVLEIRPSAVHREMGVTIDGQAGFPLREGDVVRVSRSPFPALLIKWHDRSFFEVVRRKLQGESVTHAVQEEINESATTYQNPGNHFFHGD
- the ahrC gene encoding transcriptional regulator AhrC/ArgR, which translates into the protein MKAQRHIKIREIISSMEIETQDELVEELKKAGFNVTQATVSRDIKELQLIKVPTSKGTYKYSLPTDDKRFNPVRKLKRTLQESFVHIDYSENLLVMKTLPGNAHAVAALLDHLEWEEIVGTLAGDDTIFIICRHKEKAPELVARILDLM